In the Piscinibacter sp. XHJ-5 genome, one interval contains:
- a CDS encoding AAA family ATPase — protein sequence MAGDAERRFIGRRSELDALQAALARAVDGRPGIVLLTGEPGIGKTRTAQELVEHAGRRGVLALWGRCPEEPGAPPYWPWLQLVRRYAALHDEGTLAETLGAAASALSALDPQQASVPGSAQAGPDAVEARFRLFDAIAAFWQRAAARQPLLLLLDDLHRADVPSLRLLQFVMAEAGASRLMVLGTYRDSEVSRRHPLSDTLAQLHRHAQVQRLLLGGLSPAETAEFVVAAAGTASAPLAEAMYEQTEGHPLFLTELARDLVQSRTARSDGPPARRVPRGVRDVIGARLNRLSPACVPVLQNAAVIGREFDFALLCRLLDELTDEECLAALEEAREAGLVDESASLGGYQFTHALVRDTLYDELPAVRRTRLHQRIAAALEALHAGDLAPALSSLAHHCHAAGPAGDPAKAIEYATRAAERATAMQAHEEAARHYALACATLGTGASDDAQRGALLLGLGEAQIGAGDNALALATFADAAGCARRLYDASLLARAAIGYGNAQWRMGGEGSKAVELIEEALAAAPAADSRERASLLSSLCRALLFSNRPQQAEAAYHEAVAMARRVDDPRILFGALSAIVPGRWYPEGLAVRIESARQALALVQGRDHAHWAVSTLTGWHAGDLMEAGDTAAADEISRLHLAVGERTREPFIEAVARVALAMIATHQGRFAEAEQLAVQALRCGERFDRDNAAGIFGAQMFTLRREQGRLRELAPVLKQFLDSEAPAAAWRPGLAILYCELGADDQARDLFDRLAAGGFAGVVHDAIRAASLAYLAEVCVHLHDVSRAATLYELLMPYAERNIVFGAHTASFGAGARLLGMLATLLSRYDDAQRHFDFALGFDERTGGRPWLAHTRCEFAAMLLRRSESGDAERAASLLTQALDDARELGMQSLEARVAQLQAQLSTTRKPEVHAAGLSAREVQVLRLVAAGKTNQEIADALCRSPATVAIHVRNILGKTQAANRAEAAAFAARHGLLSPQEPQKAPSPALGGRGSG from the coding sequence ATGGCCGGCGACGCCGAACGCAGGTTCATCGGGCGGCGCTCCGAGCTCGACGCCCTGCAGGCCGCCCTGGCGCGGGCGGTGGACGGGCGGCCCGGCATCGTGCTGCTGACCGGCGAGCCGGGCATCGGCAAGACGCGCACCGCGCAGGAGCTGGTCGAGCACGCCGGCCGCCGCGGCGTCCTCGCCCTGTGGGGCCGCTGCCCGGAGGAGCCCGGCGCCCCGCCCTACTGGCCCTGGCTGCAGCTCGTGCGGCGCTACGCCGCACTGCACGACGAGGGCACGCTGGCCGAAACGCTGGGCGCGGCGGCCTCGGCCCTCTCCGCGCTCGACCCGCAGCAGGCTTCCGTGCCCGGCAGTGCGCAAGCCGGTCCCGACGCGGTCGAGGCGCGCTTCCGCCTCTTCGACGCCATCGCCGCCTTCTGGCAGCGCGCGGCGGCGCGCCAGCCGTTGCTGTTGCTGCTCGACGACCTGCACCGCGCCGACGTGCCGTCGCTGCGCCTGCTCCAGTTCGTGATGGCCGAAGCCGGCGCGAGCCGGCTCATGGTGCTGGGCACGTATCGCGATTCGGAGGTCTCGCGCCGGCACCCGCTGTCGGACACGTTGGCGCAGCTGCACCGGCACGCCCAGGTGCAGCGGCTGCTGCTGGGCGGCCTGAGTCCGGCCGAGACCGCCGAGTTCGTCGTCGCGGCCGCGGGAACCGCATCGGCCCCGCTGGCGGAGGCGATGTACGAGCAGACCGAGGGACATCCGCTGTTCCTGACCGAACTGGCGCGCGACCTGGTCCAGTCACGCACTGCGCGCAGCGACGGCCCGCCTGCCCGCCGGGTCCCCCGCGGCGTGCGCGACGTGATCGGGGCGCGGCTGAACCGCCTGTCGCCGGCCTGCGTGCCGGTCCTGCAGAACGCCGCGGTGATCGGGCGCGAGTTCGACTTCGCGCTGCTGTGCCGCCTGCTCGATGAGCTGACCGACGAGGAGTGCCTGGCGGCCCTGGAAGAAGCGCGGGAGGCCGGCCTGGTCGACGAATCGGCAAGCCTCGGCGGCTACCAGTTCACCCATGCGCTGGTGCGCGACACGCTGTACGACGAACTGCCCGCGGTGCGTCGCACACGCCTGCACCAGCGCATCGCGGCCGCGCTCGAGGCACTGCACGCCGGCGATCTTGCGCCGGCGCTGTCCAGCCTGGCGCACCACTGCCACGCCGCCGGACCCGCCGGCGACCCGGCCAAAGCGATCGAATACGCCACCCGCGCCGCCGAGCGGGCGACCGCGATGCAGGCGCATGAAGAAGCCGCCCGTCACTACGCCCTCGCCTGCGCGACGCTGGGCACGGGCGCCTCGGACGACGCGCAGCGCGGCGCGCTGTTGCTGGGCCTGGGCGAGGCGCAGATCGGCGCCGGCGACAACGCGCTCGCGCTGGCGACCTTCGCCGACGCCGCCGGTTGCGCACGCCGGCTGTACGACGCTTCGCTGCTCGCACGCGCGGCCATCGGGTATGGCAACGCGCAGTGGCGCATGGGTGGTGAGGGCTCGAAGGCCGTCGAGCTCATCGAGGAGGCGCTGGCCGCGGCGCCGGCCGCGGACAGCCGCGAACGCGCATCGCTGCTCAGCTCGCTGTGCCGCGCCTTGCTGTTCTCCAACCGGCCGCAGCAGGCCGAGGCTGCCTATCACGAGGCCGTGGCCATGGCGCGCCGTGTCGACGATCCGCGCATCCTGTTCGGTGCGCTGAGCGCCATCGTGCCGGGGCGCTGGTACCCGGAGGGCCTGGCGGTGCGCATCGAGTCGGCGCGGCAGGCGCTCGCCCTGGTGCAGGGGCGCGATCACGCGCACTGGGCCGTCTCCACGCTCACGGGTTGGCACGCCGGCGACCTGATGGAGGCCGGCGACACTGCCGCCGCCGACGAGATCAGCCGCCTTCATCTCGCCGTCGGCGAACGCACGCGCGAGCCCTTCATCGAGGCGGTCGCGCGGGTGGCGCTGGCCATGATCGCCACGCATCAGGGCCGCTTCGCCGAAGCCGAGCAGCTGGCCGTGCAGGCGCTGCGCTGCGGCGAGCGCTTCGACCGCGACAACGCCGCCGGCATCTTCGGCGCGCAGATGTTCACGTTGAGACGCGAGCAAGGCCGGCTGCGCGAGCTCGCGCCGGTGCTCAAGCAGTTCCTCGACAGCGAAGCGCCGGCCGCGGCGTGGCGGCCGGGCCTGGCGATCCTGTACTGCGAGCTGGGCGCCGACGACCAGGCACGCGATCTTTTCGACCGGCTTGCCGCCGGAGGCTTCGCGGGCGTCGTACACGACGCGATCCGCGCGGCCAGCCTGGCCTACCTGGCCGAGGTCTGCGTGCACCTCCACGACGTGTCCCGCGCCGCCACGCTGTACGAGCTGCTGATGCCCTATGCCGAGCGCAACATCGTCTTCGGCGCGCACACCGCGTCGTTCGGCGCCGGCGCGCGCCTGCTGGGCATGCTGGCGACCCTGCTGTCACGCTACGACGACGCGCAGCGCCACTTCGACTTCGCACTCGGCTTCGATGAGCGCACCGGCGGCCGGCCCTGGCTGGCGCATACGCGCTGCGAGTTCGCCGCCATGTTGCTGCGGCGATCCGAAAGCGGCGACGCCGAGCGCGCCGCATCGCTGCTCACGCAAGCGCTGGACGACGCCCGCGAGCTGGGCATGCAGTCACTCGAGGCCCGCGTTGCGCAGCTGCAGGCGCAGCTGTCCACGACACGCAAGCCGGAGGTCCACGCCGCCGGCCTGTCGGCGCGCGAGGTGCAGGTCCTGCGCCTGGTCGCCGCCGGCAAGACCAACCAGGAGATCGCCGACGCGCTGTGCCGCAGCCCGGCCACCGTGGCCATCCATGTGCGCAACATCCTCGGCAAGACACAGGCGGCCAATCGCGCCGAGGCCGCGGCGTTCGCGGCGCGGCACGGGCTGCTGTCGCCACAGGAACCCCAAAAGGCTCCCTCTCCCGCGCTAGGCGGGAGAGGGTCGGGGTGA
- a CDS encoding DUF4242 domain-containing protein has translation MALFVIERNFAEQLQLTDESARLVSEINASAGVHWLFSFLSADKKKTYCLYEAPSAEAIREAARRANLPADVVIEVSEIRPPAMAG, from the coding sequence ATGGCCTTGTTCGTCATCGAGCGCAATTTCGCCGAACAGCTTCAGCTCACCGACGAATCCGCACGCCTGGTCAGCGAGATCAACGCCAGTGCGGGCGTGCATTGGCTCTTCTCCTTCCTGTCGGCCGACAAGAAGAAGACCTATTGCCTGTACGAGGCGCCGTCGGCCGAGGCCATCCGCGAAGCGGCACGCCGCGCGAACCTCCCGGCCGACGTCGTCATCGAGGTGTCCGAGATCCGCCCGCCGGCGATGGCCGGCTGA
- a CDS encoding class I SAM-dependent methyltransferase — protein sequence MEANNRNDKWQLGDAYERYMGRWSREVAPRFLHWMEVPADRRWLDVGCGTGALCAEIVARCAPRSVVGIDPSEGFLATARQLLPAEVVLHRASAGQLPLDDSSVDATVSALMLNFVPDAGAALREMVRVTATGGSVGAYVWDYARKMDLIRLYWDVAAQFDAQARAQDQGERFPLCQPDALASAFADAGLRQVEVSAIEIPMRFADFDDYWRPFLAGQGPAPAHAMQLEEPVREQLRERLRERMPVLPDGSILLQARALTARGRR from the coding sequence ATGGAAGCGAACAACCGCAACGACAAGTGGCAGCTCGGCGACGCTTACGAGCGCTACATGGGCCGCTGGAGCCGCGAGGTGGCGCCCCGGTTCCTGCACTGGATGGAGGTGCCCGCCGACCGGCGGTGGCTGGACGTCGGCTGCGGCACCGGGGCGCTCTGCGCGGAGATCGTCGCCCGGTGCGCGCCGCGCAGCGTCGTCGGCATCGACCCGTCCGAAGGCTTTCTGGCCACCGCCCGGCAACTGCTGCCGGCGGAGGTCGTCCTGCACCGCGCATCCGCGGGCCAGCTGCCGCTCGACGATTCGTCCGTCGACGCCACCGTGTCCGCGCTGATGCTCAACTTCGTGCCGGATGCCGGCGCCGCGCTGCGCGAGATGGTCCGCGTCACGGCGACGGGCGGCTCGGTGGGCGCCTACGTGTGGGACTACGCGCGCAAGATGGACCTGATCCGGCTCTACTGGGATGTGGCCGCGCAGTTCGATGCGCAGGCCCGTGCGCAGGACCAGGGCGAGCGCTTTCCGCTGTGCCAGCCCGATGCGCTCGCCTCGGCATTCGCAGACGCCGGCCTGCGCCAGGTCGAGGTGTCCGCCATCGAGATCCCGATGCGCTTCGCCGACTTCGACGACTACTGGCGTCCCTTCCTCGCCGGCCAGGGGCCGGCGCCGGCCCATGCCATGCAACTGGAGGAGCCGGTGCGCGAGCAACTGCGTGAACGCCTGCGCGAGCGCATGCCGGTGCTGCCCGATGGATCCATCCTGCTGCAGGCGCGGGCGTTGACGGCGCGAGGACGACGCTAG
- a CDS encoding alpha/beta hydrolase: MSTTTWVNVDGAVLAAEVEASHGAQGVPLVFLHAGVCDRRMWQAQWEAFAASHPLLRYDRRGFGETRTLAPTRHSREADLWAVMDAARFDSAVLVGCSQGGRVAIDAALAQPQRVRALVLVAPAVGGAPQAELTGRVQRLAGDIDAASARRDVDAVNELEAQLWLDGPAAPPGRVGGATRELFLAMNGIALRADDVGEALEPAATAWRRLQELQVPTLVLWGDLDLPHLRARCEELVRRISGAQRVMLEGAAHLPSMDAPEAFNAALRRFIGRLPLRQ, from the coding sequence ATGAGCACGACGACGTGGGTGAATGTCGACGGCGCGGTGCTCGCCGCCGAGGTCGAGGCGAGCCATGGCGCGCAAGGCGTGCCGCTGGTGTTCCTGCACGCGGGCGTGTGCGACCGCCGCATGTGGCAGGCGCAGTGGGAAGCCTTTGCGGCGTCGCATCCGCTGCTGCGCTACGACCGGCGCGGCTTCGGCGAGACGCGAACGCTCGCGCCCACGCGCCACTCGCGCGAAGCCGACCTGTGGGCGGTGATGGACGCGGCGCGGTTCGACAGCGCCGTGCTCGTCGGCTGCTCGCAAGGCGGCCGCGTCGCGATCGACGCCGCGCTGGCGCAACCGCAGCGCGTGCGCGCTCTGGTGCTGGTCGCACCGGCGGTGGGCGGCGCACCGCAGGCCGAGCTGACCGGCCGGGTGCAACGGCTCGCCGGCGACATCGACGCGGCCTCGGCGCGGCGCGATGTCGATGCGGTCAACGAGCTCGAGGCGCAGCTCTGGCTCGACGGCCCCGCGGCGCCACCGGGACGGGTGGGCGGCGCGACGCGCGAGCTCTTCCTTGCGATGAACGGCATCGCCCTGCGCGCCGACGATGTAGGCGAGGCGTTGGAGCCGGCGGCCACGGCCTGGCGCCGGCTGCAGGAACTGCAGGTGCCCACGCTGGTGCTGTGGGGCGACCTGGACCTGCCGCACCTGCGTGCGCGCTGCGAGGAGCTGGTGCGTCGCATCTCCGGCGCGCAGCGCGTCATGCTCGAAGGCGCGGCGCACCTGCCGAGCATGGATGCCCCCGAGGCATTCAACGCCGCGCTGCGGCGCTTCATCGGCAGGTTGCCGCTGCGCCAATAG
- a CDS encoding prolyl oligopeptidase family serine peptidase, translating to MPGRTIASFGTWASPITAQRVASASRPLSAPHIDGSSVVWLEGLPGEGGRVAAMRSDGTADSPTEMLTAAPYNVRSRVHEYGGGACIAAGGVLYFSHYADNLVYRRAPDGAIEPLTHESRHRHADFELDAPRQRLIAVREDHAAGGHEPRNLLVALPLDGRGDAAALASGHDFYAAPRLSPDGRRLAWLCWNHPLMPFQGTELWLADVSDDGRLVQPRRLAGGADDSLCQPQWSPDGQLFVVSDRSGFWNLHRMERDALQPLCPTDAEFARPQWVFGRHLYGFHGAHEIIASCIDQGVSRLGRIDVRSGAWQPIATDRTDFEELQVGPGFIVAIAGSPTQPQHLLRIDLDSGAHTVLARSATDLPDAAWLARPESLAFESEGGRIAHAFHYPPTNPDFEAPPGERPPLIVTSHGGPTSMSGTSLRLPVNFWTSRGFAVLDVNYGGSTGFGRAYMETLKGQWGIVDVQDCVAAARHLAQRGSVDPQRMAIRGSSASGYTTLCALIFHDVFKAGASYFGVTDLAALDADTHKFESRYTEYLVAPPPERERLYRERSPALHADRLKRPVIFFQGLDDKVVLPSQSQGMVEAMKARGVPVAFLAFEGEGHGFRRLETLRRTLEAELYFYGRVFGFAPADAIEPVTIAGELEERHGR from the coding sequence CGCGGCGATGCGCAGCGACGGTACGGCCGACTCGCCGACGGAGATGCTGACCGCCGCGCCGTACAACGTCCGCTCTCGGGTGCACGAGTACGGCGGCGGCGCCTGCATCGCGGCCGGTGGTGTCCTGTACTTCTCCCACTACGCCGACAACCTCGTCTACCGCCGCGCGCCGGACGGCGCCATCGAGCCCCTCACGCACGAGAGCCGCCATCGCCACGCCGACTTCGAGCTCGACGCCCCCCGACAGCGCCTCATCGCCGTGCGCGAGGACCACGCCGCAGGCGGGCACGAGCCGCGCAACCTGCTGGTGGCCCTGCCGCTCGACGGCCGCGGCGATGCCGCGGCGCTGGCCAGCGGCCACGACTTCTACGCCGCGCCGCGCCTGTCGCCCGATGGCCGCCGCCTGGCCTGGCTGTGCTGGAACCATCCGCTGATGCCGTTCCAGGGCACCGAGTTGTGGCTGGCCGATGTGTCGGACGACGGCCGCCTCGTGCAGCCGCGGCGCCTCGCCGGCGGCGCGGACGATTCCCTGTGCCAGCCGCAATGGTCGCCCGACGGGCAGCTGTTCGTGGTGTCGGACCGCTCGGGATTCTGGAACCTGCATCGCATGGAGCGCGATGCGCTGCAGCCGCTGTGCCCCACGGACGCCGAGTTCGCCAGGCCGCAATGGGTCTTCGGACGTCACCTGTACGGCTTTCATGGCGCGCACGAGATCATCGCCAGCTGCATCGACCAGGGCGTGAGCCGGCTGGGCCGCATCGATGTGCGCAGCGGCGCCTGGCAGCCGATCGCCACCGACCGCACCGACTTCGAGGAGCTGCAGGTGGGTCCCGGCTTCATCGTCGCCATCGCCGGATCGCCGACACAACCGCAGCACCTGCTGCGCATCGACCTCGACAGCGGTGCGCACACCGTGCTGGCGCGCAGCGCCACCGACCTGCCCGATGCGGCCTGGCTGGCGCGGCCTGAAAGCCTGGCTTTCGAGAGCGAGGGCGGCCGCATCGCCCACGCCTTCCACTATCCGCCGACCAATCCCGACTTCGAGGCGCCGCCCGGCGAGCGCCCGCCGCTCATCGTGACCAGTCACGGCGGGCCGACGTCGATGAGCGGGACCAGCCTGCGGCTGCCGGTGAACTTCTGGACCAGCCGCGGCTTCGCGGTGCTCGACGTCAACTACGGCGGCAGCACCGGCTTCGGCCGTGCCTACATGGAGACGCTGAAGGGCCAGTGGGGCATCGTCGACGTGCAGGACTGCGTGGCCGCCGCGCGCCACCTCGCGCAGCGCGGCAGCGTCGACCCGCAGCGAATGGCCATCCGCGGCAGCAGCGCCAGCGGCTACACGACCCTGTGCGCGCTGATCTTCCACGACGTGTTCAAGGCCGGCGCGAGCTACTTCGGCGTCACCGACCTGGCGGCGCTGGATGCCGACACGCACAAGTTCGAGTCGCGCTACACCGAGTACCTGGTCGCCCCACCGCCCGAACGCGAGCGCCTGTACCGCGAGCGCTCTCCGGCCTTGCACGCCGACCGGCTCAAGCGGCCGGTGATCTTCTTCCAGGGGCTGGACGACAAGGTGGTCCTGCCGTCGCAATCGCAGGGCATGGTCGAAGCGATGAAGGCGCGCGGCGTTCCGGTCGCCTTCCTTGCGTTCGAAGGCGAGGGACACGGCTTTCGCCGCCTGGAGACGCTGCGCCGCACCCTCGAGGCCGAGCTGTACTTCTACGGCCGCGTGTTCGGCTTCGCGCCCGCCGATGCGATCGAGCCGGTGACCATCGCGGGCGAGCTCGAAGAGAGGCACGGTCGATGA